One Parachlamydia sp. AcF125 DNA segment encodes these proteins:
- the asnB gene encoding asparagine synthase (glutamine-hydrolyzing), translating into MCGIAGIHQIKQNRYRSLNAHLEVMNVLQRHRGPEGEGIWKHPKQFVGFAHRRLKIIDIEMGLQPMKDVYGNTICYNGEIYNYLELRAELADYPFKTHSDTETILAAYQKWGKECVNHLRGMFAFAIWDETNQRLFCARDRFGIKPFYFTEVNQTLYFASEAKALLPFLPSIETNLEALQDYLVFQFTLGTKTLFKNIYELPPAYSLTVENGKRMLSKYWEVYYDLDFDHTSKYFEEKLKDLIEDSVKLHGRSDVPVGVYISGGIDSGIISAVAAKYSQANLLKGFNGKFDMGSDYDESPYARLLAKENNLELHEVSLTSEDFLQTIHQVIYHLDYPIAGPGSFPQYHVAKLASQHCKVVLGGQGGDEIFGGYTRYLIAYFEQCLKAAINGTIDNGNFIVTYESIIPNLVSLKNYQPLLQEFWREGLFEEMGNRYFRLINRAPSLQDEIRWECFTSYSPFKEFQNVFYGENVSHESYFDSMTHFDFKTLLRALLHVEDRMSMAHGIESRVPFLDHPLIEFAATIPSNIKFKDGTLKKVLINAMQHVLPKPILQRKDKMGFPVPLNQWLKKDLKDFAYDTFSSQASQNRPYVNSANILKNLGSETKFGRKMWGLLSLELWHRLYHDRASEFKTMAQKAEENTQIFTHTL; encoded by the coding sequence GTGTGCGGAATTGCAGGAATCCATCAAATTAAACAAAATAGATATCGATCTCTCAATGCCCATCTGGAGGTGATGAATGTTTTACAACGGCATCGCGGGCCTGAAGGAGAAGGCATATGGAAACATCCTAAACAGTTCGTTGGTTTCGCCCATAGAAGGCTTAAAATTATCGACATAGAAATGGGCCTACAACCCATGAAAGACGTTTATGGAAACACGATATGCTACAATGGAGAAATTTATAATTATCTTGAGCTAAGAGCGGAACTTGCCGATTACCCCTTTAAAACTCATTCCGATACCGAAACCATCCTGGCCGCTTATCAAAAATGGGGAAAAGAATGTGTCAATCATTTGCGAGGAATGTTTGCTTTTGCCATTTGGGATGAAACCAATCAACGCCTATTTTGTGCCCGCGATCGTTTTGGCATAAAGCCTTTTTATTTTACAGAAGTCAACCAAACCTTATATTTTGCCTCAGAAGCAAAAGCTTTGCTACCTTTTCTTCCTTCTATTGAAACCAATTTAGAAGCCTTGCAAGACTATCTAGTGTTTCAGTTTACCCTGGGGACTAAAACCCTTTTTAAAAATATTTACGAACTACCTCCCGCTTATTCCCTGACAGTGGAAAATGGGAAACGGATGCTCTCTAAGTATTGGGAAGTTTATTATGACCTCGATTTTGACCACACTTCTAAGTATTTTGAAGAAAAGTTGAAAGACTTAATCGAAGATTCTGTCAAACTTCATGGCAGAAGTGACGTTCCGGTTGGCGTTTATATCAGCGGCGGGATCGATTCGGGGATCATTTCTGCTGTGGCAGCAAAATATTCTCAAGCAAACCTTTTGAAAGGCTTTAATGGAAAATTTGACATGGGTTCTGACTATGATGAGAGCCCATACGCCCGCTTGCTCGCCAAAGAAAATAACCTTGAATTGCATGAAGTGAGTCTCACCAGTGAAGACTTTTTACAAACTATCCATCAAGTCATTTATCACCTAGATTATCCGATCGCAGGCCCGGGCTCTTTTCCTCAATACCATGTTGCCAAGTTGGCCTCTCAACATTGCAAGGTAGTCTTAGGTGGCCAAGGTGGCGACGAAATTTTTGGTGGATACACCCGCTACTTAATTGCTTATTTTGAACAATGCCTTAAAGCTGCCATCAACGGAACTATAGATAACGGGAACTTTATCGTCACTTACGAATCGATTATTCCTAATCTCGTTTCTCTCAAAAATTACCAACCTCTTTTACAAGAATTTTGGAGGGAGGGTCTTTTTGAAGAAATGGGTAATCGTTATTTTAGGCTGATTAATCGAGCTCCTTCTTTACAAGATGAAATTCGATGGGAGTGTTTCACCTCCTATTCCCCCTTTAAAGAATTTCAAAATGTTTTCTACGGAGAAAATGTCTCTCACGAATCCTATTTTGACTCCATGACCCATTTTGATTTTAAAACGCTCCTCCGCGCCTTGCTCCACGTGGAAGATCGCATGAGCATGGCACACGGTATAGAATCCCGCGTCCCTTTTCTTGACCATCCTTTGATTGAATTTGCCGCCACTATCCCTTCGAATATTAAGTTTAAAGACGGAACCCTTAAAAAAGTTTTGATTAACGCCATGCAGCACGTTCTTCCTAAACCCATTCTTCAACGCAAAGATAAAATGGGCTTTCCTGTTCCTCTTAACCAATGGTTAAAAAAGGATTTAAAAGATTTTGCCTATGATACCTTCTCTAGCCAAGCTTCGCAAAATCGACCTTATGTCAATTCCGCTAACATTTTAAAAAATTTAGGCTCCGAAACTAAATTTGGCAGGAAGATGTGGGGATTGCTTTCTCTTGAACTTTGGCACAGGCTTTATCACGATCGAGCTTCCGAATTTAAAACAATGGCTCAAAAGGCAGAAGAAAATACGCAAATTTTTACCCATACTTTATAA
- a CDS encoding NAD-dependent epimerase/dehydratase family protein has product MKVLITGGAGFIGSHLTDHLLKAGHQVAVIDNYQTGRRDNLKPHPHLQVFEGTIADKNFVYSVFENFSPNKVVHAAAAYKDPDNWEEDAQTNILGTIYVTQAAKKAGVNRFIYFQTALCYGLKPLEQPITLDHPISSRGSSYAISKTAGEHYLELSGLDFISFRLANAYGPRNLSGPLPTFFHRLTTNKACFVMNTRRDFIYIDDLVQVVLKALDGKGEKGYYHISSGSDYSIKELFDETVAALGITLGREVEIRERNPDDVFTILIDPAKTNQDFNWKVTTPLQIGVKAAVEWYKVHGITQTFTHLRLEEASRR; this is encoded by the coding sequence ATGAAAGTTCTCATCACAGGGGGTGCTGGATTTATTGGATCTCACCTTACAGACCACTTGCTTAAAGCCGGGCATCAGGTTGCCGTCATCGATAATTATCAAACTGGACGTCGGGATAATTTGAAACCCCACCCCCATTTACAAGTTTTTGAAGGCACAATTGCCGACAAAAATTTTGTCTATTCGGTTTTTGAAAATTTTTCCCCAAATAAAGTGGTGCATGCAGCTGCGGCCTACAAAGATCCAGATAATTGGGAAGAAGATGCTCAAACAAACATCTTAGGAACAATTTATGTAACCCAAGCAGCTAAAAAAGCGGGCGTGAACCGATTTATTTATTTTCAAACAGCGCTATGCTATGGCTTAAAGCCTTTAGAACAACCTATTACACTTGACCACCCGATTTCCTCTAGAGGCAGCAGCTACGCTATTAGCAAAACGGCAGGGGAGCATTATCTTGAGCTTTCCGGTTTAGACTTTATCTCTTTTCGCTTAGCGAATGCTTATGGACCCCGCAATTTAAGTGGACCCTTGCCCACTTTTTTTCATCGTTTAACGACGAATAAAGCTTGTTTTGTGATGAACACCCGGCGAGATTTTATTTACATTGATGACCTTGTACAAGTCGTTCTTAAAGCGCTGGATGGGAAAGGGGAAAAAGGCTATTACCATATTTCCAGTGGCTCTGATTATTCCATTAAAGAACTATTTGACGAGACAGTAGCCGCACTTGGCATCACTCTTGGCCGAGAAGTAGAAATTAGGGAACGCAATCCTGACGATGTGTTTACCATCTTAATTGACCCAGCTAAAACGAATCAGGATTTTAATTGGAAAGTCACAACTCCTCTCCAGATTGGTGTGAAGGCTGCCGTTGAGTGGTATAAAGTCCATGGAATTACCCAAACTTTTACCCATCTTCGCTTAGAAGAGGCTAGCCGCAGATGA
- a CDS encoding NAD-dependent epimerase/dehydratase family protein produces the protein MKNIEHAFNHQKVLIVGGAGFVGSNLTHELLSTSPHVKVHIIDNLLSAERVNIPSDPRVSFTEGSIADKEVVEKLQDEYTYIFHLATYHGNQSSIHNPLADHQNNTLTTLMLFEKIKNFNFLKKVVYSGAGCTIAEKTFEETHASKEIDRVSLDMDSPYSISKIIGEFYSKYYAKQHGSPIVRARFQNVYGPREILGAGQWRGTPATIWRNVIPSFIYRSLKQEALPLENEGKASRDFIYVKDIALGLIHCALYGTAGEAYNLASGHEITISAVAEMINKLTGNETAVQYLPKRPWDNSGRRFGCPEKSFKELGFKTQTTFEEGIRLTLQWTQAHLDLIETTVAKHADKMG, from the coding sequence ATGAAAAACATTGAGCATGCCTTTAATCATCAAAAAGTTCTCATTGTAGGAGGGGCAGGATTCGTAGGAAGCAACTTAACACATGAACTTCTTTCCACTTCTCCACATGTAAAAGTGCATATTATAGATAATTTGTTATCTGCCGAAAGGGTGAATATTCCTTCAGATCCACGTGTCAGTTTTACAGAAGGCTCAATTGCCGATAAAGAGGTGGTAGAGAAGTTGCAAGATGAATATACCTATATTTTTCATCTTGCGACTTATCATGGCAATCAAAGCTCTATCCATAACCCCTTAGCCGATCATCAAAATAACACTCTCACTACGCTCATGCTTTTTGAGAAGATCAAAAACTTTAACTTTTTAAAAAAAGTCGTATATTCAGGGGCAGGATGCACAATTGCGGAAAAAACATTTGAAGAAACCCATGCCTCCAAAGAGATCGATCGGGTGAGCTTGGATATGGATAGTCCCTATTCTATCTCCAAAATTATTGGAGAATTTTATTCCAAATATTATGCAAAACAACATGGAAGCCCTATCGTAAGAGCACGTTTTCAAAATGTATATGGGCCGCGAGAAATTTTAGGAGCCGGTCAATGGCGCGGCACCCCCGCCACGATTTGGCGCAATGTCATCCCCTCTTTTATCTATCGTTCTTTAAAACAGGAAGCTTTACCCCTCGAAAACGAAGGAAAAGCCTCTCGCGATTTTATCTATGTTAAAGATATCGCGTTGGGTTTAATCCATTGCGCTCTTTACGGAACAGCAGGCGAAGCATATAATTTGGCAAGTGGCCATGAGATCACAATCTCCGCAGTAGCTGAAATGATTAACAAACTAACCGGTAATGAAACAGCTGTCCAATATTTGCCTAAAAGGCCTTGGGATAATTCAGGAAGAAGGTTTGGATGCCCAGAAAAATCCTTCAAAGAGTTAGGATTTAAAACCCAAACAACCTTTGAAGAAGGCATACGGTTAACATTGCAATGGACCCAAGCCCATTTAGATTTAATTGAAACCACTGTGGCAAAACATGCAGATAAAATGGGCTAA
- a CDS encoding DMT family transporter produces the protein MYVVILLYALFASVFTICKMGLQYAQPFFFVGTRMLCAGTLMLSYQYFRARDQFSISKKDLILFGALGFFSIYLTNILEFWGLKYLTSFKTCFIYSLSPFVSALLSYLLFAERMTGKKWLGLLIGFTGFIPILLTTTQEEELTGHFFILSWAEIAVIVAAISSVYGWILLKQLVADRGYSPLMANGLSMVIGGSFALLHSWTVESWNPAPFTEFLPFLGCTILLIIVSNLICYNLYGLLLRKYSPTFMSFAGFTTPFFTALFGWLYLGETVSLPFFASAGIVLVGLLVFYLEELKKPLAVRSTEPSAKIL, from the coding sequence ATGTACGTAGTTATCCTACTTTACGCTCTTTTCGCAAGTGTCTTTACTATTTGCAAGATGGGCTTGCAATATGCGCAGCCTTTTTTCTTCGTAGGTACACGCATGCTGTGTGCCGGCACCCTAATGTTGAGCTATCAATATTTTCGCGCGCGCGATCAATTTTCAATCTCTAAAAAAGACCTTATCTTATTCGGGGCGCTGGGTTTTTTTAGCATTTATTTAACGAATATTTTAGAATTTTGGGGATTAAAGTATTTGACTTCCTTTAAAACCTGTTTTATCTATAGCCTCTCCCCTTTTGTATCGGCTCTTTTGTCCTACCTGCTGTTTGCTGAAAGAATGACAGGAAAAAAATGGCTAGGACTGCTTATCGGATTTACCGGTTTTATTCCCATTCTTCTAACCACTACTCAAGAGGAAGAATTAACAGGTCACTTTTTTATTTTATCTTGGGCTGAAATTGCCGTGATTGTTGCCGCTATTTCGAGCGTGTATGGCTGGATTTTGCTCAAACAGCTAGTCGCAGATCGGGGCTATTCCCCTCTGATGGCTAATGGGCTCAGTATGGTGATTGGCGGCTCTTTTGCCCTCCTCCACTCTTGGACCGTTGAAAGCTGGAACCCAGCTCCTTTTACGGAATTTCTCCCCTTCTTGGGATGCACCATTCTACTTATCATTGTTTCGAATTTGATTTGCTACAACTTATATGGATTGTTGCTTCGCAAATATTCTCCTACCTTTATGTCCTTCGCTGGATTTACCACCCCTTTCTTTACGGCATTATTTGGCTGGCTTTACCTAGGAGAAACCGTGTCTTTACCTTTCTTTGCCTCCGCAGGGATTGTTTTGGTTGGGCTTTTGGTTTTCTATTTGGAGGAGCTAAAAAAGCCTCTGGCGGTTCGATCAACCGAACCATCCGCTAAAATACTTTAG
- a CDS encoding DUF4864 domain-containing protein, with translation MFCTNCGALLEDNSRFCPACGKKADWQNPIQPPPLPKKSFSWKKGVLILACLALLFYAFLYEASKELTETVEKQLEALRTHQVTEAYYSFTSKEFQNTIGLEKFREFIQHYPSFYENKTVNFYESTFGNNLLTLKGVLISQDNRQLNVEYQLVDEEGTWKILSIKILESPPANAPSEQNDHSQLPY, from the coding sequence ATGTTTTGTACAAATTGTGGAGCTCTCCTCGAGGATAACAGTCGATTTTGTCCTGCCTGTGGTAAAAAAGCAGATTGGCAAAACCCTATCCAGCCCCCTCCCCTTCCAAAAAAAAGTTTTAGCTGGAAAAAAGGGGTCCTTATTTTAGCATGTCTTGCTCTTCTTTTTTATGCTTTCTTATATGAGGCTTCTAAGGAATTAACAGAGACAGTGGAAAAGCAACTAGAAGCTTTAAGAACCCATCAAGTCACAGAAGCTTATTATAGCTTTACTTCTAAAGAATTCCAAAACACCATAGGCTTAGAAAAATTTCGTGAGTTCATTCAGCATTACCCTTCTTTTTATGAAAATAAAACGGTCAATTTTTATGAATCCACTTTTGGCAACAACCTCCTAACTTTAAAAGGAGTGTTGATTTCGCAAGACAACCGACAATTGAACGTGGAGTATCAGCTCGTTGACGAAGAGGGGACATGGAAAATATTAAGTATCAAGATTCTAGAATCTCCCCCCGCGAATGCCCCTTCAGAACAAAACGATCATTCGCAGCTACCCTACTAA
- a CDS encoding CCA tRNA nucleotidyltransferase, with protein sequence MDEAQIHATEIVKKLVKAGYIAYFAGGWVRDYLMGHPSADIDIATNAPPEKILDLFPHTLLVGLAFGVVIVLIEGHQFEVSTFRQDFDYEDGRKPSKIQLSTPQEDAQRRDFTINGLFYDPLEETIFDYVHGVADLQKGIIRTIGNPQERFFEDRLRMVRAIRFASRFGFTIDVETQEAIIENAPTLFPSVAMERIWQEFCKMSHSPSFDHALIELHRLQLLPEIFPILAKTHLNDIKQRVKNFPFYPRETPTVLYLVQLFAEHPLSTLLDIFKGLKTSNRDCHLIEVYLKGQTLLGSKNVSERLVEWAHYYALPEAQICLEVLTANGSTLEERSNLASFHAHQKEKLRKHIERIRDKNPLVSSTFLREQGIMPSKQMGLLLKQAEEIAILNNLENPQDVLLLLKQSSTWPV encoded by the coding sequence ATGGATGAGGCACAAATACACGCGACAGAAATCGTTAAAAAGCTTGTTAAAGCAGGATATATTGCCTATTTTGCAGGAGGATGGGTGCGTGATTATTTGATGGGCCATCCCTCGGCAGATATTGATATTGCCACGAATGCTCCTCCGGAAAAGATTTTGGATTTGTTTCCCCATACTCTGCTAGTGGGGCTTGCCTTTGGAGTCGTCATTGTCCTAATTGAAGGTCATCAGTTTGAAGTTTCCACCTTTAGGCAAGATTTTGACTATGAAGATGGGCGTAAACCTTCAAAAATTCAATTATCTACTCCTCAAGAAGACGCCCAAAGACGCGATTTTACCATCAATGGGTTGTTTTACGACCCTCTAGAAGAGACTATTTTTGATTATGTGCATGGAGTGGCAGACTTGCAAAAAGGAATTATTAGAACGATTGGAAACCCTCAAGAACGTTTTTTTGAGGACCGCTTGCGCATGGTGCGCGCCATTCGTTTTGCTTCCCGTTTTGGCTTTACCATTGATGTGGAGACACAAGAAGCCATTATCGAAAACGCTCCCACTCTTTTTCCCTCTGTAGCGATGGAAAGGATTTGGCAAGAATTTTGTAAAATGAGCCACTCCCCCTCTTTTGATCATGCTTTAATAGAGCTTCATCGCCTTCAACTCCTGCCAGAAATTTTTCCTATCCTAGCGAAAACCCATTTAAACGATATTAAACAACGCGTCAAAAATTTCCCCTTCTACCCGCGTGAGACACCGACTGTTCTCTATCTCGTTCAATTATTTGCTGAGCATCCCTTATCCACTCTTTTAGATATTTTCAAAGGGTTAAAAACTAGTAACCGAGATTGCCATCTGATTGAAGTTTATTTAAAAGGGCAAACATTGCTAGGTAGTAAAAATGTGAGCGAACGATTGGTGGAATGGGCTCACTACTACGCTTTGCCTGAAGCTCAAATTTGCCTTGAGGTGTTGACAGCAAATGGATCCACTCTAGAGGAGCGGAGCAATCTTGCAAGCTTTCACGCACATCAAAAAGAAAAACTTCGCAAGCATATTGAAAGAATTCGAGATAAAAACCCCCTTGTCTCGTCTACTTTTTTAAGGGAACAAGGGATTATGCCCAGCAAACAAATGGGCCTTCTTTTAAAACAAGCGGAGGAAATTGCCATTTTGAATAACTTGGAAAATCCTCAGGACGTGTTACTTCTACTTAAACAATCCTCTACATGGCCAGTATGA
- a CDS encoding RNA methyltransferase: protein MMTNIRRLSSLHNPLVKHLVKVRQNSDYRQEHQSVVVEGNIVIAEVAQTHLVKRLLTADLSLIPSSICAEEIFLVDQSILDKVSGMHRSPGILAEIKMPSPSPLKNIRSLLVLNQINDPGNLGTLIRSALAFGWEGIFIVNQSCDIFNEKAIRSARGATFRLPYRKGDLQALEEVLIQNRLSPWVADVSGTPMHEVSPPKKVALVLSNEARGASSLDSPLFSQNITIPMSGKMESLNVAIAGAILLYYLKK from the coding sequence ATGATGACAAATATTCGAAGGCTCTCTAGTTTGCATAATCCTCTCGTCAAACACCTAGTGAAAGTTCGCCAAAATAGTGACTATAGACAAGAACATCAAAGTGTGGTGGTGGAAGGAAACATTGTGATTGCGGAGGTCGCTCAAACACACCTAGTTAAAAGACTTTTAACAGCGGATTTGAGCCTCATTCCTTCTTCCATTTGCGCGGAAGAAATCTTTTTAGTTGATCAGTCCATCTTGGATAAGGTCTCTGGAATGCACCGCTCCCCAGGAATTTTAGCTGAAATCAAAATGCCTTCTCCCTCGCCTTTAAAAAACATTCGCTCCCTTCTGGTTCTCAATCAAATTAACGATCCGGGAAATTTGGGTACCTTGATTAGAAGCGCTTTAGCATTCGGATGGGAAGGAATTTTTATCGTGAACCAAAGTTGTGATATTTTTAATGAAAAGGCGATCCGCTCTGCTCGAGGAGCAACTTTTCGCCTCCCCTATAGAAAGGGGGATCTACAAGCACTTGAAGAAGTGCTTATCCAAAATCGCCTCTCTCCTTGGGTTGCCGATGTTTCCGGCACTCCTATGCACGAGGTTTCCCCTCCCAAAAAAGTAGCACTCGTTCTAAGCAACGAAGCCCGAGGCGCCTCATCTCTTGATTCCCCTTTATTTTCTCAGAATATTACCATTCCGATGTCTGGCAAAATGGAGTCTTTAAATGTGGCTATAGCAGGCGCCATTCTTCTCTACTATTTAAAAAAATAA
- a CDS encoding TatD family hydrolase, which translates to MLSPISNESYYFDSHAHLTSPAMVSMVDDVLSRASEAGVKKLINICTDSASLEQGILLAKRYAWVYTAASTPPHDVEEEGETFFPIVEQHAMAGHLVAIGETGLDYHYYRSSAEAQKYYLRKYLQLARQTHLPVVIHCREAFKDFFSILDEEYIEGGKHGPGVLHCFTGTLTEAKEVVERGWYLSLSGIATFKKSEDLRQVAKMVPLEQLLIETDSPYLAPQSKRGRPNEPAYLAETAQILADVKDISIDTFRRQTAQNACVLFKLKEPSIFEGSRLDLFKT; encoded by the coding sequence TTGCTGAGCCCCATTTCTAACGAGAGCTATTACTTTGATTCTCACGCCCATTTGACCAGTCCAGCAATGGTGTCTATGGTAGATGATGTTTTATCTAGAGCTTCAGAAGCTGGCGTTAAAAAATTGATTAACATTTGTACAGACTCTGCCTCGCTTGAGCAAGGGATTTTATTAGCTAAACGGTATGCTTGGGTATATACCGCTGCCTCAACGCCTCCTCACGATGTGGAAGAGGAAGGAGAAACTTTTTTTCCCATCGTCGAGCAGCATGCTATGGCAGGCCATCTAGTGGCTATCGGAGAAACAGGCTTAGATTATCATTACTATCGCTCTTCTGCTGAAGCTCAAAAATATTATTTGCGAAAGTATTTACAGCTAGCTCGTCAAACGCATTTGCCCGTTGTGATTCATTGTCGCGAGGCTTTTAAGGACTTTTTTAGCATCCTTGATGAAGAATATATAGAGGGTGGAAAACATGGACCAGGGGTTTTGCATTGCTTCACAGGTACTCTCACGGAAGCCAAAGAGGTGGTAGAAAGGGGATGGTATTTATCGTTGAGTGGGATTGCAACCTTTAAAAAAAGTGAAGATCTTCGGCAAGTTGCCAAAATGGTGCCGTTAGAGCAATTATTGATTGAGACAGATTCCCCTTACCTAGCTCCCCAAAGCAAACGTGGGCGGCCTAACGAGCCGGCTTACTTAGCAGAAACGGCCCAAATCCTTGCAGATGTAAAAGACATTTCTATAGATACTTTTCGTCGACAAACCGCACAGAATGCTTGCGTGCTATTTAAACTGAAAGAACCCTCCATTTTCGAAGGGTCTAGATTAGACCTCTTTAAAACTTAG
- a CDS encoding protein-disulfide reductase DsbD domain-containing protein encodes MLYSTFVNHIKNKSRILFLWCLCFVIPGSFLYSNEFSQALPIQVQLICDQTSLQAEVPFWVGIRLQHQEGCHSYWKNPGDAGFATSIDWSLPPNIQAGETEWAVPQKFHLNSVVGLGYKGDVLLLTKMTPTKDFAGENIELKAAIRWLVCSEASCIPGETEAILTLPASPNSQDKNSKDMIAAALGKLPASYQEIRAVRKDGLIVLHLSGVDHLPFPKPTFFPETAELVDLKKEPIVTTPRNSAGEYLIAMAEGAAASDRLKGVLLWHDAGDPASVALKIDLPIHEDEKALIGFVDPQDLKKAVVHADQSHAGLALPAAEFEGGWGLALVFAFVGGMILNLMPCVLPVISFKVLSFVKMSGQSRLLVLKHGVLFTLGVLVSFWALAIAMLVLQIYGKSVGWGFQLQEPVFVVILATGLMIFALSLFGIFEFGTLFASLAGQAQANPRAKKEGLSASFFSGVLATAVATPCTGPFLGSAIGFAVTLPPLHALLVFTCLGLGMAFPYLLLSCYPRLLAFLPKPGNWMVTFKELMGFMMMATVLWLLWVYSAQTSSLALLMVLFAFLLITVGFWVHGRWGTFIYSKSTRFLSGMFTLICLMTGCYILSLSANLPRESIASSAEKGGWETFSAERVAELQKQGVPVFIDFTAKWCLICQTNHLVLSTEKVESKFQELGVVKMIADWTSNDEEITKVLRQYGRNGVPLYLLYGAAKESPTILPQVLTPDIVIEHLNAMEGGIKKLASFKGDSFAEPHF; translated from the coding sequence ATGCTTTATTCCACGTTTGTGAACCACATAAAAAATAAAAGCCGAATTTTATTTTTATGGTGCTTATGCTTTGTAATTCCAGGATCCTTTCTCTACAGCAATGAGTTTTCACAAGCCTTACCTATCCAAGTTCAGCTTATCTGCGATCAAACCTCTCTTCAAGCGGAAGTTCCTTTTTGGGTGGGCATTCGCTTGCAGCACCAAGAGGGCTGCCATTCGTACTGGAAAAATCCGGGAGATGCGGGTTTTGCAACTTCGATTGATTGGAGCCTTCCCCCCAATATCCAGGCAGGGGAAACCGAATGGGCTGTTCCCCAAAAATTTCATTTAAATTCAGTCGTGGGATTGGGGTATAAAGGGGATGTTTTACTTTTGACAAAGATGACCCCTACCAAAGATTTTGCTGGGGAAAATATAGAGTTAAAAGCCGCCATCCGTTGGCTTGTTTGTTCTGAGGCAAGCTGTATCCCCGGAGAAACAGAGGCGATTTTAACGTTGCCTGCTTCTCCGAATTCTCAAGATAAAAACTCCAAAGACATGATCGCTGCTGCCCTAGGAAAATTACCCGCAAGCTATCAAGAGATTCGGGCTGTAAGAAAAGATGGTTTAATTGTGTTACACTTATCTGGAGTCGATCACCTCCCTTTCCCTAAACCTACCTTTTTTCCAGAAACAGCAGAATTAGTAGACCTTAAAAAAGAGCCTATCGTCACTACCCCACGTAATTCAGCAGGCGAGTATTTAATCGCGATGGCTGAAGGGGCTGCTGCGAGCGATCGTTTAAAAGGGGTTTTATTATGGCATGATGCTGGGGACCCTGCATCGGTGGCGTTAAAGATCGATCTCCCTATTCATGAGGATGAAAAAGCTTTGATTGGATTTGTGGATCCTCAAGACCTAAAAAAAGCGGTTGTACATGCCGACCAATCCCATGCGGGATTAGCCCTTCCAGCTGCTGAATTTGAAGGGGGATGGGGATTAGCCTTAGTGTTTGCTTTTGTGGGTGGAATGATTTTAAACCTGATGCCATGCGTTCTTCCTGTGATCTCTTTCAAAGTTTTAAGCTTTGTTAAAATGTCGGGGCAAAGTCGCCTGTTAGTATTGAAACATGGCGTTCTGTTTACCCTGGGGGTTTTGGTTTCCTTTTGGGCCTTAGCGATTGCGATGTTAGTTTTGCAAATATATGGAAAATCTGTCGGCTGGGGGTTCCAGCTGCAAGAACCTGTCTTTGTAGTGATATTAGCGACAGGTTTAATGATTTTTGCATTGAGCTTGTTTGGAATCTTTGAATTTGGAACGCTCTTTGCTTCTCTCGCAGGGCAAGCACAAGCAAATCCACGTGCGAAAAAAGAGGGGCTGAGTGCCTCATTTTTTAGTGGAGTCTTGGCCACTGCCGTGGCGACCCCCTGCACAGGCCCGTTTTTAGGTTCAGCTATTGGTTTTGCCGTCACCCTTCCCCCGTTACATGCTCTTTTGGTGTTTACATGCTTAGGTTTAGGAATGGCTTTTCCTTATCTTCTACTGTCTTGTTACCCTCGCCTGCTGGCCTTTTTACCAAAACCAGGGAATTGGATGGTGACATTCAAAGAATTAATGGGATTTATGATGATGGCAACCGTGTTATGGTTGCTATGGGTTTATTCTGCTCAAACAAGCAGCTTGGCACTTTTAATGGTGCTTTTTGCTTTCTTGCTCATCACGGTGGGGTTTTGGGTACATGGACGCTGGGGTACGTTTATCTATTCCAAAAGCACCCGTTTTTTAAGCGGGATGTTTACTTTAATTTGTTTGATGACGGGATGTTATATCCTTTCCCTATCTGCGAACTTGCCGCGCGAATCTATTGCCTCTTCCGCTGAAAAAGGAGGATGGGAAACGTTCTCAGCCGAAAGGGTTGCGGAATTACAGAAACAAGGCGTGCCTGTGTTTATCGATTTTACTGCAAAATGGTGTTTAATTTGCCAAACCAATCACCTCGTTCTTTCGACGGAAAAAGTGGAAAGCAAATTTCAGGAGCTGGGGGTTGTCAAGATGATTGCAGATTGGACAAGTAATGACGAAGAGATTACCAAAGTATTGCGACAGTATGGCCGAAACGGGGTCCCTCTCTATCTCTTATACGGAGCTGCGAAAGAATCTCCCACTATCCTGCCGCAGGTATTGACCCCTGATATTGTGATTGAACACTTAAATGCTATGGAAGGGGGAATAAAAAAATTGGCCTCTTTTAAAGGAGATTCTTTTGCTGAGCCCCATTTCTAA